The DNA sequence ATGACAAAGCTAGTCGAAAAGGAACGCGATGAAAATAAATTAATAGCGGAGTCAAAAAAATACCTTAAAACGCTCATTTCTACAGACACATGGCTGCCTGAATTTTGTACTGTTCCACACCCCGATTACTACCAACAATACCTTTTACATACAGATCCATTAGAGCGATTCTCGGTAGTTAGTTTTGTTTGGGGCCCAGGCCAAAAAACCCCGATTCACGACCATACTGTATGGGGTCTCATTGGGATGCTGCGCGGCGCAGAAAAAGGCCAACGTTATACCCAGGATGCTAGTGGCGAGTTAGTTGCCGTAGGCAGTGAAGC is a window from the Polynucleobacter difficilis genome containing:
- a CDS encoding cysteine dioxygenase family protein; the protein is MQTLATEPISPLRDFIVAMTKLVEKERDENKLIAESKKYLKTLISTDTWLPEFCTVPHPDYYQQYLLHTDPLERFSVVSFVWGPGQKTPIHDHTVWGLIGMLRGAEKGQRYTQDASGELVAVGSEAVLKQGDIEVVSPTLGDIHIVKNAFDDQTSISIHVYGANIGAVTRHVYEEGSNKVKKFVSGYSSTQVPNLWDRSASVRATIT